Proteins from a single region of Calditerrivibrio sp.:
- a CDS encoding prepilin-type N-terminal cleavage/methylation domain-containing protein, whose product MTQNNNKGFGLIEAIISLFIFAILLLGLNYSLILAIENNTSTFLRNTASKIAQSYADKLRGDNTTISTGTINECNPLDNSDKAINNIPLKNGMVKFETVWSYTVLPNSQDRVYDLVVTTCYNYKGLKRVTYQTKIYKGKSGL is encoded by the coding sequence GTGACGCAAAATAACAATAAAGGGTTTGGTTTAATAGAAGCAATAATATCCCTTTTTATCTTTGCTATACTTTTGCTCGGTCTAAATTATTCTTTAATATTAGCAATTGAAAATAACACATCCACTTTTTTAAGAAACACTGCCTCCAAAATTGCCCAAAGCTATGCAGATAAGCTTAGAGGAGATAATACTACGATTTCCACTGGGACAATAAATGAATGTAACCCTTTAGATAATTCTGATAAAGCTATAAACAATATACCATTAAAAAACGGTATGGTAAAATTTGAAACTGTTTGGAGCTATACAGTTTTGCCAAATTCACAAGATAGGGTATATGATCTGGTGGTTACTACATGTTATAATTATAAAGGGCTTAAAAGGGTTACATACCAAACGAAAATTTATAAGGGTAAGTCAGGATTATGA
- a CDS encoding prepilin-type N-terminal cleavage/methylation domain-containing protein, with the protein MDRKIKLRAFTLIELMVVISILSILIGIAVISYNSYSKSRDLENDVYKIFALATKARTSAFTDKENNYVYLSADGFEIVIDNNTNSNDGVKERVKLNKKFLSDNSSYLFDKNGFLKSTGKIYPEEIVDVQFNCVKFSDMVYLGKMNGGNCDAK; encoded by the coding sequence TTGGATAGAAAAATAAAACTTAGGGCTTTTACACTAATTGAGTTGATGGTTGTTATAAGCATTTTGTCGATACTTATAGGTATTGCCGTTATAAGCTACAATTCGTATTCCAAAAGCAGGGATCTTGAGAATGATGTGTATAAAATCTTTGCTTTAGCTACAAAAGCAAGAACCTCTGCTTTTACAGATAAGGAAAATAACTACGTGTATCTTTCGGCAGATGGTTTTGAGATAGTTATTGACAACAATACAAATTCAAATGATGGAGTAAAGGAAAGAGTTAAACTTAATAAAAAATTTCTAAGTGATAACAGTTCTTATCTGTTTGATAAAAATGGATTTTTAAAATCGACAGGTAAAATATACCCGGAAGAGATTGTTGATGTCCAATTTAATTGTGTAAAGTTTTCTGATATGGTATACTTAGGGAAGATGAATGGGGGAAATTGTGACGCAAAATAA
- a CDS encoding PilW family protein: MLIVLSAVYLTYISLLKGYKKESMSGSKIIEEQIGVEILRKDISLAGLGLTDNTTPVALSGSGDNITLTLYSTQSPSSDKTQGLILLRFDNTTSKWVFVDNNSDRRVDKTNNNIVVVDGYRKKWTKGTLSSNQISQTSPFPNPNHLAFGYPLSNLSNDYESVTYNLGGTPPQRCNPSTKNLLRSGTPVVNCVKGFKVYFGVDTDGNGSTDSYFDNLSVTALDNVTKIYNNLQTISVFILTHDGAFDKDYNHSSNVVTFYDNEIGSNVTFSLSGVSQYSNYRWKILKVSSKTVNIRGVGFSD; the protein is encoded by the coding sequence ATGTTGATTGTGTTATCAGCTGTTTATCTTACTTATATTTCATTGTTGAAAGGTTACAAAAAGGAATCTATGAGTGGGAGTAAAATTATAGAAGAACAGATAGGGGTAGAAATTTTACGTAAAGATATCTCTTTAGCTGGGTTGGGGCTTACTGATAATACAACCCCAGTGGCATTGAGTGGATCCGGAGATAATATAACTCTTACGCTATATTCAACCCAATCCCCATCTTCTGATAAAACACAAGGACTGATTCTGCTCAGATTTGATAACACCACCAGCAAATGGGTATTTGTAGATAATAATTCTGATAGAAGGGTTGATAAAACGAACAATAACATTGTCGTTGTTGATGGTTATAGAAAAAAATGGACCAAAGGAACCCTTTCATCAAATCAGATTTCCCAGACATCTCCATTCCCAAATCCCAATCATTTAGCTTTTGGGTATCCCCTTTCTAATCTTAGTAATGATTACGAATCTGTAACTTACAATTTAGGAGGGACACCCCCACAGAGGTGTAACCCCTCAACAAAAAATTTGTTAAGATCTGGTACCCCTGTTGTAAACTGTGTGAAAGGTTTTAAAGTATATTTTGGAGTTGATACGGATGGCAATGGTAGTACAGATAGCTATTTTGACAATCTATCTGTAACGGCACTTGATAACGTAACAAAAATCTATAACAACTTACAAACAATTTCTGTCTTTATTCTCACCCATGATGGTGCTTTTGACAAAGATTATAATCATTCATCAAACGTGGTGACGTTTTATGATAATGAGATAGGTTCTAATGTAACTTTTAGTCTTAGCGGTGTTTCCCAATATTCAAACTACAGATGGAAAATACTTAAAGTATCTTCCAAAACTGTAAATATAAGAGGAGTTGGTTTCAGTGACTAA